CTCAGGGATCAAATTTTGTAGATTATGTGAAAGTGTGTTGCCGATCAGGTCATGGTGGTGCTGGTTCAGCGCATTTGCATCGGGATAAACATACTGCCAAAGGTGGTCCTGATGGAGGTGATGGCGGCCGTGGAGGGCATATTATACTTAAAGGAACAAGTCAGTTGTGGACACTGCTCCACCTGAAATACAGAAAACATATTATTGCATCCAACGGAGATCCGGGAGGTAGCGCATTGCGCTCCGGAGCTAACGGGAAAGATGAAATACTGGAAGTGCCACTCGGTACTATCGCACGTGACGCTGAGACAGGTGAAGTCTTGTTTGATATCACAGAAGATGGTGAAACAAAAATTCTGACAGCAGGTGGTATCGGTGGATTGGGGAACTGGCACTTTAAGTCTGCAACACAGCAGACACCAAGATTTTCTCAACCGGGAAGACCGGGAATGGAGCAATGGGTAATTCTGGAACTCAAAGTCCTGGCCGATGTAGGACTGGTAGGATTCCCGAATGCAGGTAAATCAACATTGCTATCGGTAGTGTCAGCTGCAAAACCCGAAATTGCAAATTATCCTTTTACTACATTGGTGCCCAATCTGGGGATTGTAAGCTACAGAGATAATAAATCTTTTGTAATGGCCGATATTCCCGGAATTATCGAAGGAGCTTCGGAAGGTAAAGGATTAGGATACCGTTTTTTACGCCATATAGAGCGAAATTCAGTTTTGCTTTTTATGGTTCCTGCAGATACAGACCGCACAATTGCTGAAGAATATAATATTCTTTTGAAGGAATTGACAGCTTATAATCCTGAATTGATGGATAAGCCCAAATTACTGGCGATTACTAAATCTGATATGCTGGATGAAGAACTGGAAAATGAAATGAAGGCTCAGGTGCCGGATAATATTCCTTATATTTTTATCTCATCTATTACCGGTAAAAATATTCTTCAACTAAAAGATATGATCTGGAAAGCAATCAATTCATAATTGCTGATTCATCAACATAAAAAATAAGGGTTCATTTTAACTAAAATGAACCCTTATTTTTTCTTCTTCACGATAGCTGTATTTATATAATCGGGAATAATCTTTTCTGTACAGAAGGGGAGAAGTGTTTATGCACTGCCTTTGTAAAGCTCTGATCAACGGATTCGTTTTTCATAACCAGATAGGGTATTTCTACAATACCTGCTGTAGTTTTCATGCGATAATAACCAAATACCACTCCGTTTGTATGCTGTACTGCTTCTACCTGTTGAATTGCCTTGACATCAGTCATGAGCTTGAATCGTATAGTCTGTTTATTCAGGCTTTCGACAATAACTTCTTCCTGTTGAGGATCAAACCAGATTTGTTGATTTCGCGCAACCTTGACATGGTTGGTCAGTACAAAAAGCTGTCCGATCATATACAAACTGATAGGCAGCAGAAACAATAGTATTTTGATCTTAACAGCCAGCAATACGACAATAAGTAACAAAATGATACCAATGCCTACATTGACAAATGTTTTCTTTGAAACCTTCGTAATCAAAGCTGTAGGTGTATGCATAAGCAGAAACTGCCCCTTTCTGATGGCACCGGAAGGAGAGGCTGTTAAGCCGGATAGTTTACGTGAAATAAAGTAGATCACCAGTCCTATCAATCCGAGTATGATCAGAAATTTGAACATCTTTGCTTAAATAGTATAATTAATATTGTTCGTTTTCGTTCGGGTAATTTACAGATTTGACATCAGCGACATACTGTCCAAAGGCTTTCGTCATTTCCTCATACAAATTAAGATACTGACGTAAAAACTTAGGTTTAAAACCTTTTGTTAATCCCAGCATATCATTTACGACCAATACCTGACCGTCACATCCGTTTCCTGCTCCGATGCCTATGGTAGGAATATGTAAAGAAGCCGATACTTCTGCTGCCAGCTTAGCTGGGATTTTTTCCAATACAACAGCAAAACAACCTGCTT
The Sphingobacterium spiritivorum genome window above contains:
- the obgE gene encoding GTPase ObgE; protein product: MAQGSNFVDYVKVCCRSGHGGAGSAHLHRDKHTAKGGPDGGDGGRGGHIILKGTSQLWTLLHLKYRKHIIASNGDPGGSALRSGANGKDEILEVPLGTIARDAETGEVLFDITEDGETKILTAGGIGGLGNWHFKSATQQTPRFSQPGRPGMEQWVILELKVLADVGLVGFPNAGKSTLLSVVSAAKPEIANYPFTTLVPNLGIVSYRDNKSFVMADIPGIIEGASEGKGLGYRFLRHIERNSVLLFMVPADTDRTIAEEYNILLKELTAYNPELMDKPKLLAITKSDMLDEELENEMKAQVPDNIPYIFISSITGKNILQLKDMIWKAINS